The following proteins are encoded in a genomic region of Tenacibaculum sp. 190524A05c:
- a CDS encoding DUF5686 and carboxypeptidase regulatory-like domain-containing protein yields the protein MKNITTLFCLFLISTLCSSITAQIKGKVVDKNNQPLPFVSVYLQNSLSGTTTNDNGLYILETKKTGKQTVVFQFLGFKTLKKEIQIDSFPFELNVKLSEEEVQLEEVTVNSNENPANGIIRKVIANKEKNTDKSGQYTSDFYSRGLFKIKNAPKKILGQEIGDLGGGLDSTRSGIIYLSETVSKIWFQKRPKNFKEVIVASKVSGQDNGISFNRAQDVNFNLYKNLVPVADANIFSPISNYTFSYYKFKLEGTFYDKNGKLISKIKLIPRRENDRVFGGYIYVVEDDWAIYGADLTINGEQINNPAIDVLHIKQNYNYEPNSGVWALILQTIDFKVGLFGFNINGRFSASYSNYNFKPTFSEDTFGKEILSFEDNATKKDSVYWNDLRSVPLTLEEKRDYVIKDSIKVVRKSKKYLDSIDNKSNKFTLLSPILGYSYNNSYEKWSVSYDGLLTNTQFNTVQGFNIDTRVTFSKRVNDEGKRWNVSAGLNYGFSDKRLRPTVSFYKKWNNISRPRLSISGGVDVVQFDQRNPISNFNNTLYSLIDKTNYAKYFEKTFAAVNFSQEVTPGIDVYTSLEYADRKPLENTTDYSFFSRRKTFETNNPIDPSNTLPAFTEHSIFKAQLAASFSFGSKYISYPKSRFTVTNSKYPTLTVGYRKTFGSDNSEFHSDMFFSRLQQNVSLGNIGTFDYNARAGAFLEQKNIPFMDFYHPLANEIDLAPANRLSSFNIMPYYAFSTNDSYAEIHTQHNFEGFILNKIPLLNKLNFHTVIGAKSYFSGGRKPYTEYSIGLDNIGWGKWRFLRLDFVQSNFNGQKENRLLFGISLFD from the coding sequence ATGAAAAACATTACTACGCTATTTTGCTTATTTCTAATTTCCACTTTATGCTCTTCAATTACTGCCCAAATTAAAGGGAAAGTTGTAGACAAAAACAATCAACCACTTCCTTTTGTGAGTGTGTATTTACAAAACTCTTTAAGTGGAACCACTACTAATGATAATGGTCTTTATATTCTAGAAACAAAAAAAACTGGAAAACAAACTGTCGTATTTCAATTCTTAGGGTTCAAAACCTTAAAAAAAGAAATTCAGATTGATAGTTTTCCCTTCGAATTAAACGTAAAACTTAGTGAAGAAGAAGTTCAATTAGAAGAAGTAACCGTTAATTCAAATGAAAATCCAGCGAACGGAATCATTAGAAAAGTAATTGCTAACAAAGAAAAAAACACTGATAAATCAGGTCAATATACTTCAGATTTCTACTCTCGTGGATTATTCAAAATTAAAAATGCTCCAAAGAAAATCTTAGGTCAAGAAATAGGAGATTTAGGAGGTGGATTAGATTCTACTCGTAGTGGAATTATTTATTTGTCTGAAACTGTCTCTAAAATTTGGTTTCAGAAAAGACCTAAAAATTTCAAAGAGGTAATTGTAGCTTCAAAAGTAAGCGGACAGGATAATGGAATTTCATTTAACCGAGCTCAAGATGTAAATTTTAATCTGTATAAAAATTTAGTTCCTGTTGCCGACGCCAATATATTTTCACCAATATCAAACTATACATTCAGTTATTACAAATTTAAACTAGAAGGGACTTTTTATGATAAGAATGGAAAGTTAATCAGTAAAATTAAATTGATTCCAAGAAGAGAAAATGATCGTGTTTTTGGTGGATATATTTATGTAGTAGAAGATGATTGGGCAATATACGGAGCAGACTTAACCATTAACGGAGAACAAATTAATAATCCTGCAATTGATGTTTTACATATAAAACAAAACTATAATTATGAACCAAACTCAGGAGTTTGGGCTTTAATTCTTCAAACTATTGATTTTAAAGTTGGATTATTTGGGTTCAACATAAACGGAAGATTCTCTGCTTCATATTCTAATTATAATTTTAAACCAACATTCTCTGAAGATACATTTGGTAAAGAAATTTTGTCTTTTGAAGATAATGCAACAAAAAAAGATTCTGTGTATTGGAATGATTTAAGAAGTGTTCCTCTTACTCTAGAAGAAAAAAGAGACTATGTTATAAAAGATAGCATTAAGGTAGTTCGCAAATCAAAAAAGTACTTAGACTCTATTGATAACAAATCAAATAAATTCACATTGCTTTCTCCAATCTTAGGATATTCCTATAACAATAGTTATGAGAAATGGTCTGTAAGTTATGATGGACTTTTAACCAATACGCAATTTAATACAGTACAAGGGTTTAATATAGATACTAGAGTTACGTTCTCTAAAAGAGTAAATGATGAAGGAAAAAGGTGGAATGTTAGCGCAGGTTTGAACTATGGATTTTCTGATAAACGATTACGACCAACAGTTAGCTTTTATAAAAAATGGAATAACATAAGTCGACCAAGATTATCCATTTCTGGAGGTGTTGACGTTGTTCAATTTGATCAAAGAAACCCAATAAGCAACTTCAACAATACTTTGTATTCTTTAATAGATAAAACTAATTATGCAAAATACTTTGAAAAGACTTTTGCTGCCGTTAATTTTTCTCAAGAAGTTACACCAGGAATTGATGTGTACACCAGTTTAGAATATGCCGATAGAAAACCTTTGGAAAATACAACTGACTACTCTTTTTTTAGTAGAAGAAAGACTTTTGAAACCAATAACCCAATTGATCCATCCAATACTTTACCTGCATTTACAGAGCATAGTATTTTTAAGGCTCAATTAGCTGCAAGTTTTAGTTTTGGTAGTAAATATATTAGCTATCCAAAATCTAGATTTACGGTTACCAACTCAAAATATCCAACATTAACTGTAGGGTATAGAAAAACATTTGGTTCTGATAATTCAGAATTCCATTCAGACATGTTCTTTTCTAGATTACAACAAAATGTATCCCTTGGAAACATTGGTACTTTTGATTACAATGCAAGAGCTGGAGCATTTTTAGAACAAAAGAATATTCCTTTTATGGATTTCTACCATCCTCTTGCCAATGAAATAGATTTAGCTCCAGCAAATAGATTGAGTAGTTTTAATATCATGCCTTATTACGCGTTTAGCACAAATGATAGTTACGCTGAGATACATACACAGCATAATTTTGAAGGGTTTATTTTGAATAAAATTCCATTGTTAAATAAACTGAACTTTCATACCGTAATTGGAGCCAAAAGTTACTTCTCTGGAGGAAGAAAGCCATATACTGAGTATTCTATTGGACTAGACAATATTGGATGGGGTAAATGGCGTTTTCTGCGTTTAGACTTTGTACAATCTAACTTTAACGGACAAAAGGAAAATAGATTACTATTTGGAATTAGTTTGTTTGATTAA
- a CDS encoding AsmA-like C-terminal region-containing protein, whose translation MKKIVKIVVSIVLLLVIALAAIPFLFQDKLVALVKETINNNVNAKVEFSDANLSLLKNFPKASVELKNVVVTNFAPFEGDTLVYSENIQLKLKLTEIFKSANSQLNIQSFSIDNTLVNVLVDEKGNANYDIAKKDVNVASDTKEETEKASSSNFKLSLNSYELTNATIKYTDKQGKMNVVLSDFNHSGSGDFSQKTTELDTKTTTSIIFEKDGTKLVNNQHLDLNAVLALDLENSKYAFLKNEAHINQLPLIFDGYVQLNKDASQEVHVNFKTPSSDFKNFLALIPEEYAKNIADVKTSGDFSIVGKVDGKVTEQTIPTIDIAITSTNASFKYPSLPKSVNNIHIDTQIKNATGNVDDTYVSVNKLAFNIDENKFSGNARVSNLTKNPYINTTLNGKLDLSHINKVYPIELENELSGIINANLTSKFDIDAVQNNKYQRIKNSGKLEVTDFLFSGKEMANPLKINSAKVDFTPTKVSLTNFNAVTGTSDLKANGTINNLMGFLLSDKNLQGTFNLNSDSFKVSDFMTDNSTTGTETPKQEETSETEKPKENLKIPAFLDCVVNANAKEVYYDNLKLENVKGTLIIKDQKATLKGVNGGMFGGNIALNGAVDTKPEKSVFDVDMGIKSFNISDSFKNIELFKMLSPVADVLQGKLNTNINLSGSLKDDFTPNLASVSGKALAEILATNVEPKNSKALSLLDQNLGFVDLKKLDLKDIKTNLSFDNGKVNVKPFKLKYQDIDIEVAGSHSLDQVMDYNATFNVPAKYLGSEVTGLLSKLNSTDQNVSVPITANFSGSFTNPSVKTDLKSAVSNLTTQLIQKQKNNLIDKAVGGLLGGNKDNKSSATGTDKKGNTVDKVKDVFGGIFGKKKKKKKDE comes from the coding sequence ATGAAAAAAATTGTAAAAATCGTTGTCTCAATTGTACTTCTTCTTGTAATTGCTTTGGCTGCAATTCCTTTTTTATTCCAAGATAAGTTGGTGGCCTTAGTTAAAGAAACAATTAATAACAATGTAAATGCAAAAGTAGAATTTTCAGATGCTAACTTAAGCTTACTAAAAAACTTCCCAAAAGCTTCTGTTGAATTAAAAAATGTAGTTGTAACAAATTTTGCTCCTTTTGAAGGAGATACTTTAGTTTACAGTGAAAACATTCAATTAAAACTAAAACTTACAGAAATATTCAAAAGTGCTAATAGTCAATTAAATATTCAATCTTTTTCTATAGATAACACTTTAGTGAATGTGCTTGTAGATGAAAAAGGTAATGCCAATTACGATATTGCAAAAAAAGACGTTAACGTAGCTTCAGATACAAAAGAAGAAACAGAAAAAGCATCATCAAGTAATTTTAAGTTGTCTTTAAACTCATACGAGCTGACTAACGCAACTATAAAATATACGGATAAACAAGGAAAAATGAATGTTGTCCTTTCTGATTTTAATCATTCAGGAAGTGGTGATTTTTCTCAAAAAACAACTGAGTTAGACACCAAAACTACAACCAGCATAATATTTGAAAAAGACGGAACTAAGCTAGTAAACAATCAACATTTAGATTTAAACGCTGTGTTGGCTTTAGATTTAGAAAACAGCAAATATGCTTTCCTTAAAAACGAAGCACATATCAATCAATTACCGCTAATATTTGATGGTTACGTACAATTAAACAAAGATGCTAGCCAGGAAGTTCATGTAAACTTTAAAACGCCTTCTTCGGATTTTAAAAACTTTTTAGCCTTAATTCCTGAAGAATATGCTAAGAATATTGCTGATGTAAAAACTTCAGGTGATTTTAGTATAGTGGGTAAAGTTGATGGAAAAGTAACTGAACAAACAATTCCAACAATTGACATTGCAATTACCTCTACCAATGCTTCATTTAAATACCCAAGTTTACCTAAAAGTGTAAATAACATTCACATAGATACTCAAATTAAAAACGCTACTGGAAATGTAGATGACACTTATGTTTCTGTAAACAAATTAGCTTTTAATATTGATGAAAATAAATTCAGTGGAAATGCGAGAGTAAGTAATCTTACCAAAAATCCTTACATCAATACCACTCTTAATGGTAAACTAGATTTAAGTCATATTAACAAAGTATATCCAATAGAATTAGAAAATGAATTGAGTGGAATTATTAATGCTAATCTTACTTCTAAATTTGATATCGATGCTGTTCAAAACAACAAATATCAACGTATAAAAAATAGTGGTAAATTAGAAGTTACTGATTTCTTATTTAGTGGAAAGGAAATGGCAAACCCACTAAAAATCAACAGTGCTAAAGTTGATTTTACACCAACAAAAGTTTCACTAACTAATTTCAATGCTGTTACAGGAACGAGCGATTTAAAAGCCAATGGAACTATTAACAACTTAATGGGATTCTTACTTTCAGACAAAAATTTACAAGGAACCTTTAACTTAAATTCAGATTCTTTTAAAGTGAGTGATTTCATGACAGATAATAGCACTACTGGAACTGAAACTCCTAAACAAGAAGAGACTTCTGAAACTGAAAAACCAAAAGAGAACTTAAAAATCCCAGCATTTTTAGATTGTGTTGTTAATGCAAATGCTAAGGAAGTTTACTACGATAATCTTAAGTTAGAAAATGTAAAAGGAACTTTAATAATTAAAGATCAAAAAGCAACTTTAAAAGGAGTAAATGGAGGAATGTTTGGTGGAAATATTGCTTTAAACGGAGCTGTTGACACCAAGCCAGAAAAATCTGTTTTTGATGTTGATATGGGAATAAAATCTTTCAACATTAGTGATTCATTTAAAAACATAGAATTGTTTAAAATGTTATCTCCTGTTGCAGATGTTCTCCAAGGAAAACTAAATACAAACATTAATCTTTCAGGAAGTTTGAAAGATGATTTCACTCCGAATTTAGCTTCTGTTTCAGGTAAAGCACTGGCAGAAATTTTAGCTACTAATGTAGAACCTAAAAATTCTAAAGCTTTGAGTTTGTTAGATCAAAACTTAGGTTTTGTAGATTTAAAGAAACTTGATTTAAAGGATATTAAAACCAACTTATCTTTTGATAACGGAAAAGTAAACGTAAAACCATTCAAGTTAAAATATCAAGATATTGATATTGAAGTAGCTGGTAGTCACAGTTTAGATCAAGTAATGGATTATAATGCAACGTTTAATGTTCCTGCGAAATATTTAGGATCTGAAGTAACTGGTTTATTATCGAAATTAAATAGTACCGATCAGAACGTTTCTGTACCAATTACAGCAAACTTTTCAGGGAGTTTCACAAATCCATCTGTTAAAACTGACTTAAAATCCGCGGTAAGTAACTTAACAACACAGTTAATTCAAAAGCAAAAAAACAACTTAATTGACAAAGCTGTTGGTGGATTATTAGGAGGTAATAAAGACAACAAATCTTCAGCTACAGGTACTGATAAAAAAGGAAATACAGTAGATAAAGTTAAAGACGTTTTTGGAGGAATATTCGGTAAAAAGAAGAAGAAAAAGAAGGACGAATAA
- the queG gene encoding tRNA epoxyqueuosine(34) reductase QueG has protein sequence MKKTQQYSSLIKKHASRLGFLACGIAKADFLEEEAPRLEDWLQNNYHGKMQYMENHFDKRLDPRLLVEGAKSVISLSYNYFPEEEQQVGSYKLAKYAYGEDYHHVIKNKLFELLECLREEIGEINGRCFVDSAPVLERAWAEKAGLGWNGKHTLLIQKKQGSFFFLAELIIDLELEYDQPFTTDHCGKCTRCIDACPTDAILPNNNLDASKCISYLTIELRDNIPSGFKDKMEDWMFGCDICQDVCPWNRFSEPHNEPLFNPKDPMLTMDKRDWQELTEETFRKVFKKSAVKRTKFAGLTRNISFLKEK, from the coding sequence TTGAAAAAAACACAGCAATATTCGAGTCTTATTAAGAAGCATGCCAGTAGGTTAGGTTTTTTAGCCTGTGGTATTGCAAAGGCTGATTTTTTAGAAGAAGAAGCTCCTCGATTGGAAGATTGGTTACAAAACAACTACCATGGAAAAATGCAGTACATGGAAAATCATTTTGATAAACGATTAGATCCAAGATTGTTAGTTGAAGGAGCAAAATCTGTTATATCATTATCTTACAATTATTTCCCGGAAGAAGAGCAGCAAGTAGGGTCATACAAATTGGCTAAATATGCTTATGGCGAAGATTATCATCATGTCATTAAAAATAAGCTTTTTGAATTGCTAGAATGTCTTCGTGAAGAGATTGGAGAAATCAATGGTCGTTGCTTTGTTGATTCTGCTCCAGTTTTAGAAAGAGCATGGGCGGAGAAAGCTGGTTTAGGTTGGAATGGAAAACACACCTTGTTGATTCAGAAGAAACAAGGTTCATTTTTCTTTTTGGCTGAATTAATTATTGATTTGGAGTTAGAGTATGATCAACCTTTTACAACCGATCATTGTGGTAAATGTACGAGATGTATAGATGCTTGCCCAACTGATGCAATTTTACCGAATAATAACTTAGATGCGAGTAAATGTATTTCGTATTTAACCATTGAGTTAAGAGATAATATTCCATCTGGATTTAAGGATAAAATGGAAGATTGGATGTTTGGTTGCGATATTTGCCAAGATGTTTGTCCGTGGAATCGGTTTTCAGAGCCTCATAATGAACCTTTGTTTAATCCAAAAGACCCAATGTTGACTATGGATAAAAGAGATTGGCAAGAATTAACAGAAGAAACGTTTCGAAAAGTGTTTAAAAAGTCAGCTGTTAAACGAACAAAGTTTGCTGGATTAACCAGAAATATTAGCTTCTTAAAAGAGAAGTAA
- a CDS encoding PAS domain-containing protein — MNITTPVNIVDEEVKWNKNKTIVSKTDTFGTILYANDVFSEASEFSTLELIGEPHNIIRHPDMPKVAFKLLWEALKREENFHAIVKNLTKSGKYYWVITDFTIDRDEDGHISGYTARRKSVPQSVVDKIEPLYKTLLDIEKTKGEKVSEMYFHAYLNEEIGKSYDEFVVDLFEEESKKEKKILDKAKRIKGLQWFFFSDYE, encoded by the coding sequence ATGAACATTACTACCCCCGTAAACATTGTAGACGAAGAAGTTAAGTGGAACAAAAACAAAACGATCGTCAGTAAAACAGACACATTTGGAACCATACTATACGCTAACGATGTTTTTTCAGAAGCATCTGAATTCAGCACATTAGAACTCATTGGAGAACCTCATAATATCATTCGACATCCAGACATGCCAAAAGTTGCTTTCAAACTATTATGGGAAGCCTTAAAACGTGAAGAGAATTTTCATGCTATAGTAAAGAATCTTACTAAAAGCGGAAAATACTATTGGGTGATTACAGACTTTACAATAGACAGAGATGAAGATGGACATATTTCTGGTTACACCGCTAGAAGAAAGTCTGTACCGCAAAGTGTGGTTGATAAAATTGAACCTTTGTACAAAACCTTGCTAGATATCGAAAAAACCAAGGGTGAAAAGGTTAGCGAAATGTATTTTCACGCATACTTGAATGAAGAAATTGGAAAATCGTACGATGAGTTTGTAGTTGATTTATTCGAGGAGGAATCGAAAAAAGAAAAGAAAATATTAGACAAAGCAAAACGAATTAAAGGATTACAATGGTTTTTCTTTAGTGACTATGAATAG
- a CDS encoding NADP-dependent malic enzyme yields the protein MSESRKRREALLYHAKPSPGKISVVPTKKYATQHDLSLAYSPGVAEPCLEIAKNKENVYKYTAKGNLVAVISNGTAVLGLGDIGPEASKPVMEGKGLLFKIFADIDVFDIEVDATDIDKFVETVKAIAPTFGGINLEDIKAPEAFEIERRLKEELDIPVMHDDQHGTAIISAAALKNALEINGKKIEDVQIVVNGAGAAAISCTRLYLALGAKRENVIMCDSKGVIRKSRENLTEQKAEFATDRDVDSLEEAMNNADVFIGLSKGNVVSPEMLLSMAKNPIVFAMANPEPEISYDLAVATRDDIIMATGRSDNPNQVNNVLGFPFIFRGALDVRATKINEEMKMAAVHALADLAKKSVPEQVNIVYDEISLSFGKEYIIPKPFDPRLIYEIPPAIAKAAMDSGVAQQPIEDWDRYRDTLMDRSGSGSKEVRILHNRARTNPKKIIFAEADHLDVLKAAQRVYDEKIGIPILLGNKEIILELKQELGFEADVTIIDPKTPEEKERRLRFAEKFWKTRQRKGITLLEAQKWMRERNYFAAMMVNEGEADGLITGYSRPYPSVVKPILELIEKDRGVLKVAATNLLLTKQGPMFLSDTTININPNAKELAKITHYTSILARMFGMKPNVAMLSFSNFGSTKSETSVKIREAVEYMHEHYPDLVVDGEIQADFALNEELLSKEFSFSKLKGKKVNVLIFPNLESANITYKLMKQVNGAESIGPILLGLSKPVHVLQLDASVDEMVNMAAVAVVDAQEREKRNLNN from the coding sequence ATGAGCGAATCACGCAAAAGACGCGAGGCTTTACTATACCACGCTAAACCATCACCAGGAAAAATATCGGTAGTACCGACGAAGAAATATGCCACTCAACACGATTTATCTTTAGCTTACTCTCCAGGAGTTGCTGAACCGTGTTTAGAAATAGCAAAAAATAAAGAGAATGTGTACAAATATACTGCTAAAGGAAATTTAGTAGCTGTAATTTCAAACGGAACAGCAGTTTTAGGATTAGGAGATATAGGTCCTGAAGCATCAAAACCAGTAATGGAAGGTAAAGGTCTTCTTTTTAAGATTTTTGCGGATATTGATGTTTTTGATATTGAGGTAGACGCAACGGATATTGACAAGTTTGTTGAAACTGTAAAAGCTATTGCTCCAACATTTGGTGGAATTAATCTTGAAGATATCAAAGCACCAGAAGCTTTTGAAATCGAAAGAAGATTAAAAGAAGAATTAGACATCCCAGTAATGCACGATGATCAGCACGGAACAGCAATTATTTCGGCTGCTGCATTAAAAAATGCATTAGAGATTAATGGGAAAAAAATAGAAGATGTTCAGATTGTTGTGAATGGAGCAGGAGCTGCTGCAATTTCATGTACTCGCTTATATTTAGCTCTTGGAGCTAAAAGAGAGAACGTTATCATGTGCGATAGTAAAGGTGTTATCCGAAAAAGTAGAGAAAACTTAACAGAACAAAAAGCTGAATTCGCTACTGATAGAGATGTAGATAGTTTGGAAGAAGCAATGAACAATGCGGATGTTTTCATTGGATTATCAAAAGGAAATGTGGTGAGCCCAGAGATGTTACTATCAATGGCTAAAAATCCTATCGTATTTGCAATGGCAAATCCTGAGCCAGAAATTTCTTACGATTTAGCAGTTGCTACTCGTGATGATATTATTATGGCAACAGGTAGATCAGATAATCCTAACCAGGTGAATAATGTATTAGGTTTCCCATTTATTTTTAGAGGTGCTTTAGATGTTAGAGCAACTAAGATTAATGAAGAAATGAAAATGGCGGCCGTACATGCATTAGCAGATTTAGCTAAGAAATCGGTACCGGAACAAGTAAATATTGTTTATGATGAAATTAGTCTTTCATTTGGTAAAGAATACATTATTCCTAAACCTTTTGATCCTAGATTGATTTATGAAATTCCACCAGCAATTGCTAAAGCAGCTATGGATAGTGGAGTTGCACAGCAACCTATAGAGGATTGGGATCGTTATAGAGATACTTTAATGGATAGATCAGGTTCTGGAAGTAAAGAAGTTAGAATTTTACATAACAGAGCTCGTACAAATCCTAAGAAAATAATATTTGCAGAAGCAGATCATTTAGATGTTTTAAAAGCAGCTCAAAGAGTTTATGATGAGAAAATTGGAATTCCAATTCTTTTAGGAAATAAAGAAATCATCTTAGAATTAAAGCAAGAATTAGGTTTTGAGGCTGATGTAACTATTATCGATCCTAAAACTCCAGAAGAGAAAGAAAGAAGATTGAGATTTGCTGAAAAATTCTGGAAAACAAGACAACGTAAAGGAATTACCTTATTGGAAGCTCAAAAATGGATGCGAGAGCGTAACTATTTTGCAGCAATGATGGTAAATGAAGGAGAAGCAGATGGTTTAATTACAGGTTATTCTCGTCCTTATCCATCAGTGGTGAAACCAATTTTAGAATTGATAGAAAAAGATCGAGGTGTTTTAAAAGTAGCAGCAACGAATTTATTGCTTACCAAACAAGGGCCAATGTTCTTGTCGGATACCACGATTAATATTAATCCAAATGCGAAAGAGCTAGCTAAAATTACGCATTACACAAGCATTTTAGCTCGTATGTTTGGAATGAAGCCAAATGTTGCCATGTTAAGTTTCTCTAACTTTGGATCAACTAAGTCTGAGACTTCTGTTAAAATTCGTGAGGCTGTTGAGTATATGCACGAACATTATCCGGATTTAGTTGTTGATGGAGAAATTCAAGCAGATTTTGCATTAAATGAAGAGTTATTGTCGAAGGAATTCTCTTTTTCTAAATTGAAAGGTAAAAAGGTAAATGTGCTAATTTTCCCAAATTTAGAGTCAGCAAATATTACCTATAAATTAATGAAACAAGTAAACGGAGCAGAATCAATTGGACCAATTTTATTAGGTTTAAGTAAGCCAGTACACGTTTTACAACTTGATGCAAGTGTAGATGAAATGGTGAATATGGCTGCTGTTGCAGTTGTAGATGCTCAGGAAAGAGAGAAGAGAAATTTAAACAATTAA
- the ruvA gene encoding Holliday junction branch migration protein RuvA, whose product MITQIKGRLVEKNPTYVVVDCNGLGYLLNISLNTYGSLPEDENVKLYTHLSIREDAHTLYGFIDKVEREVFKLLISVSGVGPSIARTMLSSMSAEDVQQAIASENVKLIQSVKGIGAKTAQRVIIDLKEKILKTFDIDEVSVTESNTNKEEALSALEVLGFARKQSDKVITNILKESPSATVEELIKKALKNL is encoded by the coding sequence ATGATTACCCAAATAAAAGGAAGATTAGTAGAGAAAAATCCTACCTATGTTGTGGTAGACTGTAATGGTTTAGGATACTTACTTAATATCTCTCTAAATACATATGGATCACTTCCAGAAGATGAAAATGTAAAACTATACACACATCTTTCTATTAGAGAAGATGCACATACTTTGTATGGTTTTATTGATAAAGTAGAACGAGAAGTATTTAAATTATTAATTTCTGTCTCAGGTGTTGGTCCAAGTATAGCAAGAACCATGCTTTCGTCCATGAGTGCCGAAGACGTGCAACAAGCTATTGCTTCTGAAAATGTGAAATTGATTCAGTCGGTTAAAGGAATAGGAGCAAAAACAGCACAGAGAGTAATCATCGATTTAAAGGAAAAAATCTTAAAAACCTTTGATATTGATGAAGTTTCTGTAACTGAGAGCAATACTAACAAAGAAGAAGCGTTATCTGCATTAGAGGTTTTAGGATTTGCCCGAAAACAGTCAGATAAGGTAATAACCAACATATTAAAAGAATCGCCATCAGCAACTGTGGAAGAGCTGATAAAAAAGGCACTTAAAAACTTGTAA